Proteins from a single region of Methanoculleus taiwanensis:
- a CDS encoding Hsp20/alpha crystallin family protein has product MAFGRSPRGLRGGFDEMLAEMQRQFNEMAAGLREAQQQLPMVTGSEMVVDIREHDDEVLVVADLPGVERQDISLRLLEPKMLQISARHEEATEQEEAGYYLRERRFGSLSRTIALPVEVTDQGSEATFRNGVLEVRLKKTPEARGREILVGEGGGEQLTAGEPSGGSAAEEQRRHTEELRREAQEKMESSGYMSSEKVEQQAEQVDLGEKGSPEEARRAAELRKQKEQEYEEAKKKLT; this is encoded by the coding sequence ATGGCATTTGGAAGATCACCACGCGGGTTACGGGGCGGCTTTGATGAGATGCTGGCCGAGATGCAGAGGCAGTTCAATGAAATGGCTGCTGGCCTTCGGGAGGCACAGCAGCAGTTACCCATGGTCACCGGTTCCGAGATGGTCGTCGATATCAGGGAGCACGACGACGAGGTTCTGGTCGTTGCCGATCTCCCCGGCGTTGAGCGGCAGGATATCTCGCTCCGGCTTCTTGAGCCGAAGATGCTGCAGATCTCGGCCCGGCATGAAGAGGCAACCGAGCAGGAGGAGGCAGGATACTACCTGCGGGAGCGGCGGTTCGGTTCACTCTCCCGGACGATAGCCCTCCCGGTAGAGGTCACCGACCAGGGTTCGGAGGCCACCTTCAGAAACGGGGTGCTCGAGGTGCGCCTGAAGAAGACGCCGGAGGCACGCGGGAGAGAGATCCTGGTAGGTGAAGGAGGTGGAGAGCAGCTGACGGCGGGCGAACCTTCCGGCGGGTCCGCTGCCGAGGAACAGAGGCGGCACACGGAAGAACTCCGCAGAGAGGCGCAGGAGAAGATGGAGTCATCCGGCTACATGAGTTCTGAGAAGGTGGAACAGCAGGCGGAGCAGGTTGACCTCGGAGAGAAGGGGAGCCCGGAAGAAGCCAGGCGGGCTGCAGAACTTCGAAAGCAGAAAGAACAGGAGTACGAAGAGGCGAAGAAGAAACTCACGTGA
- a CDS encoding pyridoxamine 5'-phosphate oxidase family protein — MAQRLMDYFNKQPRIGTLSTASRDGKVDAAVFGSPHMVDEKTIMMGFGDNRSLANLQENPNAVYLIMEPGESIMDWKGVRVYLKMTASDTSGAMLQNLKQQIAEVAGEQAAEMIHAAASFEITEVRPLIDIGQGWEASI, encoded by the coding sequence ATGGCGCAGAGACTGATGGACTACTTCAACAAACAACCGAGGATCGGCACGCTCAGCACCGCGAGCCGCGACGGGAAGGTCGACGCGGCCGTCTTCGGTTCACCGCATATGGTCGACGAGAAGACCATCATGATGGGGTTTGGGGATAACCGCTCGCTTGCGAACCTGCAGGAGAACCCGAATGCCGTCTACCTGATCATGGAGCCGGGAGAGTCGATCATGGACTGGAAGGGTGTCCGGGTCTACCTGAAGATGACGGCGTCCGACACGTCGGGAGCTATGCTGCAGAACCTCAAGCAGCAGATCGCCGAAGTGGCGGGCGAGCAGGCGGCGGAGATGATTCATGCGGCGGCATCGTTCGAGATCACCGAGGTGCGGCCGCTCATCGATATAGGACAGGGCTGGGAAGCGTCGATCTGA
- a CDS encoding cupin domain-containing protein produces MSEETRSEIRGKVIRLGDLIAYQDGTVASRMIVNKPSGSITLFSFDEDEGLSEHTAPYDAVVTILDGECEVWVAGETHLMQEGETIIFPANVPHALSAITRFKMSLVMIRE; encoded by the coding sequence ATGTCGGAAGAGACGCGCAGTGAGATCCGGGGAAAAGTCATCAGGCTCGGCGACCTCATCGCCTACCAGGACGGAACAGTAGCGAGCAGGATGATCGTCAACAAACCGTCGGGGAGCATCACGCTCTTCTCCTTCGACGAGGACGAGGGGCTCAGCGAACATACGGCGCCATACGACGCGGTGGTGACGATCCTCGACGGGGAGTGCGAGGTCTGGGTGGCGGGCGAGACGCACCTTATGCAGGAGGGTGAGACGATCATCTTCCCGGCAAACGTCCCCCACGCACTCTCCGCAATCACCCGGTTTAAGATGTCGCTCGTCATGATCCGGGAGTGA
- a CDS encoding cupin domain-containing protein, with product MYRIALLLITCTLLSAGCLSPNPPAANERLELVTPADEISIFGGQATYMGLIGQETPEIPVNYSLGHVVIQPGNATSPHRLIGSVELVYLLSGEAEIRCDNETVRAGEGATVLLPEGVLQSIAAAGDTELHYITVIQPPFTDAVEVSGDALAALDTATDGVPIVVSDPRDGIEWDSGSGAVVYTLMNPILMRDIPIGYSLAYAELLPGGYLGYDRLNGSSDLIYVISGELEITTPDGEAVRVPAGSAAYIPPDQMKESRNTGTSVTTALSFVDPAWTAEKTALWE from the coding sequence ATGTACAGGATTGCTCTCCTCCTCATCACCTGCACGCTCCTCTCCGCCGGATGCCTCTCACCGAATCCGCCTGCTGCGAATGAGCGTCTCGAACTGGTCACCCCGGCGGACGAGATCTCCATATTCGGCGGGCAGGCTACGTACATGGGGCTTATCGGCCAGGAAACCCCAGAGATTCCGGTGAACTACAGCCTTGGCCATGTCGTCATCCAGCCGGGCAATGCAACGTCCCCGCACCGGCTGATCGGGAGCGTGGAACTGGTCTACCTGCTCAGCGGCGAGGCCGAGATTCGCTGCGACAACGAGACGGTGAGAGCCGGAGAGGGGGCGACCGTGCTCCTGCCGGAAGGCGTACTCCAGTCGATAGCCGCTGCCGGTGATACCGAACTTCATTACATCACCGTTATTCAGCCGCCCTTTACCGACGCTGTCGAGGTATCGGGTGACGCGCTTGCCGCACTCGATACGGCGACGGACGGAGTCCCGATCGTCGTCTCCGATCCCCGGGACGGGATTGAGTGGGATTCGGGGTCAGGCGCGGTAGTGTATACGCTCATGAATCCGATCCTGATGCGTGATATCCCGATCGGCTACAGTCTCGCCTACGCCGAACTCCTCCCGGGCGGATATCTCGGGTACGACCGGCTGAACGGCTCGTCCGATCTCATCTACGTGATCAGCGGCGAGCTGGAGATAACCACGCCCGACGGGGAGGCGGTACGGGTTCCCGCCGGAAGCGCTGCATACATTCCACCGGATCAGATGAAAGAGTCCCGGAATACCGGAACATCGGTGACGACGGCCTTAAGTTTCGTCGACCCGGCATGGACAGCGGAGAAGACCGCCCTCTGGGAATGA
- the rbcL gene encoding type III ribulose-bisphosphate carboxylase, with product MAIDWYEEFVDLDYTPAPDELVALFSFEPAEGISREEAVGRIASESSTGTWTTLFTLPPRMKALQATAFSIEGNYVKIAYPLDLWEEGNVVQLLSGIAGNIFGMKALANLRLIDAALPSEYLRHFKGPHFGMDGIRDMMGVYDRPLTGAVPKPKVGFTAAEHAEIGFETWMGGFDFVKDDENLTSMPFNRFDDRVRLLAEKRDQAEQATGEAKSAFINITADTETMKKRADLLAEFGWNYAMIDVVVTGTAAVATLRDYCSDLGLAIHAHRAMHAAFDRNPKHGISMQFLAKIMRLVGVSQIHTGTAVGKLVGTKAEATLLADMLREQRTSPVHHTALEQDWGAIKSAFPVSSGGLHPGLVPDVLDIYGADLVLLVSGGIHGHPEGTRAGATATMQAIEAWQDGESLEEKAKSAPELSKALEKWGHYKPK from the coding sequence ATGGCAATTGACTGGTACGAAGAGTTTGTAGATCTCGATTATACGCCCGCCCCGGACGAACTTGTGGCTCTGTTCTCCTTCGAACCTGCGGAAGGCATCAGCAGAGAGGAGGCGGTCGGAAGGATTGCCTCGGAGAGCTCGACGGGCACCTGGACGACGCTCTTTACCCTTCCGCCGCGGATGAAAGCGCTGCAGGCCACGGCTTTTTCGATAGAGGGCAACTACGTCAAGATTGCCTACCCCCTCGACCTCTGGGAGGAGGGGAATGTGGTGCAGCTCCTGAGCGGCATTGCAGGGAACATCTTCGGCATGAAGGCACTCGCAAACCTGCGGCTGATCGATGCCGCACTTCCTTCCGAATACCTCCGGCACTTTAAAGGGCCGCATTTCGGGATGGACGGCATACGGGATATGATGGGCGTCTACGACCGGCCGCTCACGGGTGCCGTCCCGAAACCGAAGGTCGGCTTCACCGCAGCGGAGCATGCCGAGATCGGGTTTGAGACCTGGATGGGCGGATTCGATTTCGTGAAAGACGATGAGAACTTAACCTCGATGCCGTTCAACCGGTTCGACGACCGGGTGCGGCTCCTCGCAGAGAAGCGCGACCAGGCCGAACAGGCAACCGGTGAAGCGAAGTCCGCGTTCATCAATATCACCGCGGATACCGAGACGATGAAGAAGCGGGCGGATCTGCTCGCGGAGTTCGGGTGGAACTACGCCATGATCGATGTCGTGGTGACAGGAACGGCTGCCGTCGCGACCCTGCGCGACTACTGCTCCGACCTCGGACTTGCCATTCACGCGCACCGGGCGATGCATGCAGCCTTCGACCGGAACCCGAAGCACGGGATATCGATGCAGTTCCTGGCGAAGATCATGCGGCTTGTCGGGGTGAGCCAGATCCATACCGGGACCGCCGTCGGCAAGCTCGTCGGGACGAAGGCGGAGGCGACCCTCCTTGCGGATATGCTCCGGGAGCAGCGGACGAGCCCGGTGCACCACACGGCGCTCGAACAGGACTGGGGAGCGATCAAGAGCGCATTCCCGGTCTCCTCAGGAGGGCTCCATCCGGGACTCGTGCCGGATGTCCTTGACATCTACGGTGCCGACCTCGTGCTGCTCGTAAGCGGGGGGATCCACGGCCACCCGGAGGGGACGCGGGCAGGCGCAACAGCGACCATGCAGGCGATCGAGGCCTGGCAAGACGGCGAAAGCCTCGAAGAGAAGGCGAAAAGCGCTCCGGAACTGTCAAAAGCGCTTGAGAAGTGGGGGCACTACAAACCGAAGTGA
- a CDS encoding PocR ligand-binding domain-containing protein, whose product MNISDLMDIGELEALCKSCTALTGVPTTLLDREGAVLIAAGWQDICIRFHRAHPVTAARCLKSDTVRSGHVATGERYTAYRCKNGLVTISVPITIQGEHIGDFLIGQFLFAPPDRDFFIRQAEEFGFDADAYLEALGRVPVISEDRVLKMMDFFSHLTHLFNEMALTTKRVRDANAALQTANEQLQAEVEERKWTEEKIRETEHRSAVLLGAIPDLMFVLSRDGEYRDFQVPDIRLLALPPGEIIGKNIRDAGFTPDQVDTILQAIGRAIETEELQCLEYELAVPSGIGQFEARLLALSDREVLCIVRDITERKQAEAIRMRAFQQIERNIEQIAVLADHVRQPLQVIQGMADLTDDAKATKTISNQVERINDYIRELDQGWIESRKIRTFLQRHEML is encoded by the coding sequence ATGAATATATCCGATCTGATGGACATCGGCGAACTCGAAGCCCTCTGCAAGAGCTGCACCGCGCTGACGGGCGTTCCCACCACTCTCCTCGATCGGGAAGGTGCGGTTCTGATTGCCGCCGGGTGGCAGGATATCTGCATCCGATTTCACCGGGCTCACCCTGTAACGGCGGCACGGTGCCTGAAGAGCGACACCGTACGGAGCGGGCACGTTGCCACCGGAGAGCGGTATACAGCCTATCGATGCAAGAACGGCCTTGTGACGATCTCCGTACCCATCACCATTCAGGGCGAACACATCGGAGACTTTTTAATTGGACAGTTCCTGTTTGCGCCACCAGATCGGGACTTTTTTATCAGGCAGGCCGAAGAGTTCGGATTTGATGCGGATGCCTACCTTGAGGCGCTCGGACGCGTGCCGGTCATCTCCGAAGACCGTGTACTGAAGATGATGGACTTTTTCTCTCACCTGACGCATCTCTTCAACGAAATGGCGCTCACCACGAAACGCGTCCGGGACGCCAATGCGGCATTGCAAACGGCTAACGAACAGCTGCAGGCCGAAGTGGAAGAGCGAAAGTGGACGGAGGAGAAGATCCGGGAGACAGAGCACCGCAGCGCCGTACTCCTCGGCGCTATCCCCGACCTGATGTTCGTCCTTTCCCGTGACGGAGAGTACCGGGACTTCCAGGTGCCTGATATACGCCTGCTCGCGCTGCCCCCGGGTGAGATCATAGGGAAAAATATTCGGGATGCCGGGTTTACCCCGGACCAGGTGGACACCATCCTGCAGGCGATAGGAAGAGCGATCGAGACCGAGGAGCTCCAGTGCCTGGAGTATGAACTTGCAGTACCGTCGGGCATCGGGCAGTTTGAGGCACGCCTGCTGGCGCTGAGCGACCGGGAGGTTCTCTGTATCGTTCGCGATATCACCGAGAGAAAACAGGCAGAAGCCATCAGAATGCGGGCGTTCCAGCAGATCGAGCGAAACATCGAGCAGATTGCCGTCCTCGCCGATCATGTCCGCCAGCCGCTCCAGGTGATCCAGGGCATGGCGGATCTCACCGACGATGCGAAGGCCACGAAGACGATCAGCAATCAGGTCGAGCGGATAAACGACTATATCAGAGAACTCGACCAGGGCTGGATCGAGTCACGGAAGATCCGGACGTTCCTCCAGCGGCATGAGATGCTGTAA
- a CDS encoding copper-translocating P-type ATPase, with product MVGILPAMAGAKYEKQLREASRQEPPKTHRHGDHAHALADFRRRFVVSVILTVPILLLSQTIQGFFAFSPVFPGSVVVLFALSTAVYIYGGWPFLTGIVRELRSRSPGMMTLIAVAITVAYLYSAAVVFGLVGGEGFFWELATLIDIMLLGHWIEMRSVLGASRALEELVRIMPSEAHRVTDAGIEDVPVDRLAPGDAVLIKPGEKVPVDGVVTGGATSMSEAMLTGESRPVAKKEGDRVIGGAINGEGSVTVEVEKTGKETYLAQVVELVRQAQESKSRAQDLADRAAFVLVVIALSVGAITFIAWLAAGEALGFAVERSATVMVITCPHALGLAVPLVVAVSTALAASAGLLIRDRNAFERARNVEAVVFDKTGTLTEGRFGVTDVVPFDASGEDELLRLAASVESPSEHPIALGMVQSAAGRGLALHTVRDFRAIPGKGVEGEISGRKVAVVGPGFLQEQGIAARDERVAAAESQGKTVVFLLVGDKPAGALALADIIRLESREAVGRLKALDIRCMMLTGDNRHVAAWVAAEIGLDEYFAGVLPHEKAEKIREVQQRYRVAMVGDGINDAPALVQADVGVAIGAGTDVAVESADIVLVRSDPRDVAAIVGLSKKTYAKMLQNLLWATGYNAFAIPLAAGVLFGYGIVLTPAAGAILMSASTVIVAINARLLRM from the coding sequence ATGGTGGGCATCCTTCCTGCCATGGCCGGGGCAAAGTATGAGAAGCAGCTTCGTGAAGCGAGCAGGCAGGAGCCGCCGAAGACGCACCGGCACGGCGACCACGCTCATGCGCTCGCGGATTTCCGGAGACGTTTTGTCGTCTCCGTCATCCTGACCGTCCCGATCCTCCTCCTCTCGCAGACCATCCAGGGTTTCTTCGCCTTTTCGCCCGTCTTCCCCGGCTCGGTCGTCGTGCTCTTCGCGCTCTCGACCGCGGTCTACATCTACGGCGGCTGGCCGTTCCTTACCGGGATCGTCCGCGAGCTCCGGAGCCGGTCGCCCGGGATGATGACGCTGATCGCCGTCGCGATCACGGTTGCCTATCTCTACAGCGCCGCGGTCGTCTTCGGGCTGGTCGGCGGCGAGGGTTTCTTCTGGGAACTGGCGACGCTGATCGATATCATGCTCCTCGGACACTGGATAGAGATGCGTTCGGTGCTCGGGGCGTCGCGTGCACTCGAGGAGCTCGTCCGGATCATGCCTTCGGAGGCGCATCGCGTCACCGACGCCGGTATCGAGGATGTCCCGGTCGATAGGCTCGCTCCCGGCGACGCGGTGCTGATAAAACCCGGCGAGAAAGTCCCGGTCGACGGAGTGGTCACCGGAGGTGCGACCAGCATGAGCGAGGCGATGCTGACGGGCGAGTCACGGCCGGTCGCAAAAAAAGAGGGTGACCGGGTTATCGGCGGAGCGATCAACGGCGAGGGGTCCGTCACCGTCGAGGTGGAGAAGACCGGTAAAGAGACCTACCTTGCCCAGGTCGTCGAGCTCGTCAGGCAGGCGCAGGAGAGCAAGTCCCGGGCACAGGATCTCGCCGACCGTGCCGCGTTTGTCCTGGTGGTGATCGCGCTCTCGGTCGGTGCGATCACCTTCATCGCCTGGCTTGCGGCAGGGGAGGCGCTCGGTTTTGCCGTCGAGCGGTCGGCGACGGTGATGGTGATCACCTGTCCCCACGCCCTCGGGCTTGCCGTCCCGCTGGTGGTAGCGGTCTCGACGGCGCTCGCCGCCTCGGCAGGCCTCCTGATCCGCGACCGGAACGCATTCGAGCGTGCCCGGAACGTGGAAGCGGTTGTCTTCGATAAAACCGGCACCCTGACGGAAGGGCGGTTCGGGGTGACGGATGTCGTCCCGTTCGATGCTTCCGGTGAGGACGAACTCCTCCGCCTCGCCGCCTCGGTAGAATCTCCTTCCGAGCATCCGATCGCGCTCGGGATGGTGCAAAGTGCGGCCGGGCGCGGCCTCGCTCTCCATACTGTCCGGGATTTCCGTGCAATCCCTGGGAAAGGGGTCGAGGGGGAGATCTCCGGGCGGAAGGTCGCCGTAGTCGGTCCCGGCTTTCTGCAGGAGCAGGGCATCGCCGCCCGGGACGAACGGGTGGCTGCCGCCGAGAGCCAGGGCAAAACCGTTGTCTTCCTCCTGGTCGGGGATAAACCTGCAGGAGCGCTCGCACTCGCCGATATCATCAGGCTGGAGTCGCGGGAGGCGGTCGGACGGCTCAAAGCGCTGGATATCCGGTGCATGATGCTGACCGGCGACAACCGGCACGTGGCGGCGTGGGTGGCAGCGGAGATCGGTCTTGACGAGTATTTTGCCGGCGTTCTCCCGCATGAGAAGGCGGAGAAGATCCGTGAGGTGCAGCAGCGTTATCGGGTGGCGATGGTCGGCGACGGGATCAACGATGCCCCGGCTCTGGTACAGGCGGACGTCGGGGTCGCCATCGGGGCGGGCACCGACGTCGCCGTGGAGAGCGCCGATATCGTGCTCGTCAGGAGCGACCCGCGGGACGTGGCCGCTATCGTCGGTCTCTCGAAGAAGACCTACGCGAAGATGCTCCAGAATCTGCTCTGGGCGACCGGGTATAACGCATTTGCCATCCCCCTCGCCGCGGGAGTCCTCTTCGGCTACGGGATCGTGTTGACCCCTGCGGCCGGTGCGATACTCATGAGCGCCAGTACCGTCATCGTCGCGATCAATGCCCGGCTTCTGCGGATGTAG
- a CDS encoding MarR family winged helix-turn-helix transcriptional regulator, whose translation MADDGKEPLIPPEALGGLVSYLYRSTQIHLAKQLIPYGIGSGQFPFLMTLYCRDGINQETLARDRRFDKATITRAVTRLEQAGYVRRVRDEGDRRSYRLFLTEKGRALEPEMREIAAAWSMMMLTGFSGEERRLLMALLERMMENATFLPE comes from the coding sequence GTGGCAGATGACGGCAAAGAACCGTTGATCCCCCCGGAAGCGCTCGGCGGGCTCGTCTCTTACCTCTACCGCTCCACCCAGATACACCTGGCAAAGCAGCTTATACCCTACGGCATCGGGAGCGGCCAGTTTCCATTCCTGATGACCCTGTACTGCCGCGACGGCATCAACCAGGAGACGCTTGCACGGGATCGCCGGTTCGACAAGGCTACCATCACCCGTGCGGTCACCAGGCTCGAGCAGGCGGGCTACGTCCGGCGTGTACGGGACGAAGGAGACCGGCGGTCGTACCGGCTCTTCCTCACCGAGAAGGGACGGGCACTCGAGCCGGAGATGAGGGAGATCGCTGCAGCATGGAGCATGATGATGCTCACCGGGTTCTCCGGCGAGGAGCGGCGTCTGCTCATGGCTCTGCTCGAACGTATGATGGAGAACGCTACTTTTCTCCCCGAGTGA
- a CDS encoding SpoIIE family protein phosphatase: MNPGGEKRFCIGLSVGTKIFLAFLGLSTAALLLAGILAFVQTDDVSRYALQQSTALGDRAADSTAALEESAEESLLMLAADQAAISNILFEQVSGEVDIMAAYAGEIMHDPARVVGRQHPASLLFLAPGTEGSVTVDEQTAVGMMEGIFRPIADADSHLSSVYLGTDSGIALVYPQTTDRNASFDPRLRNWFVQARTTGETSWSEPYVDFLGHGLTVACSKPVADTGSGWVWVVGADVTIETINRNIIGTQVGDRGYAILIDRHGNVVSRPDLTAGDLRWDESFVTENLFASSNTGLVSVAAKMTAGETGVTRVMFADGERFVAYAPVESVNWSVGVVMPVDEITAPITATRERILQASEDTAAHISDQEQLMQTVFAGLFLILLLAVAALTLIVARYFTRPLLELQKGSEAVGRGDLGYRVDVATGDEFENLARSFNRMTADLSSHIEELRRTTAENERMVKELEIAEEIQQSILPESAPALPGIELAGCSMPALEVGGDFYDYIPFGDARLGLAIADVSGKGVPAALFMALSRTLIRASALRNPDPAGAILEVNRFITLDSKTSMFVTLFYAVLDARERSFTYVNAGHNPPLLFRPGAGEALHLSGRGIALGILDEIELEVVRIELEPGDLLLLYTDGVTEAANEKDEEYGIERLEAFVSALPALPAEGIIDAIVKDVAGFAGTAPQFDDITLMVLKVA, encoded by the coding sequence ATGAACCCGGGCGGCGAGAAGCGCTTCTGCATCGGACTTTCGGTCGGGACCAAGATTTTTCTCGCCTTTTTAGGCCTCTCCACAGCCGCTCTCCTTCTTGCCGGTATCCTCGCGTTTGTGCAGACAGACGACGTAAGCCGGTATGCGCTCCAGCAGAGCACCGCCCTCGGAGACCGGGCGGCCGACAGCACGGCAGCGCTCGAAGAGAGCGCTGAAGAGTCGCTTCTCATGCTCGCCGCCGACCAGGCCGCTATCAGCAACATCCTCTTTGAACAGGTGAGCGGCGAGGTCGATATCATGGCGGCGTATGCCGGGGAGATCATGCACGATCCGGCACGGGTGGTGGGACGGCAGCATCCGGCGTCACTGCTCTTTCTGGCGCCCGGGACGGAGGGTTCCGTCACCGTGGACGAGCAGACTGCGGTCGGCATGATGGAAGGGATCTTCAGGCCTATCGCCGACGCCGACAGTCATCTCTCGAGCGTTTACCTCGGAACCGACTCGGGGATAGCCCTGGTATACCCGCAGACGACCGATCGCAACGCCTCGTTCGATCCCCGCCTCCGGAACTGGTTCGTGCAGGCGCGCACTACCGGGGAGACGAGCTGGTCGGAGCCCTACGTCGACTTTCTCGGGCATGGCCTGACGGTGGCCTGCTCAAAACCGGTTGCCGATACTGGAAGCGGATGGGTATGGGTCGTCGGTGCGGACGTCACGATCGAGACGATCAACCGGAATATCATCGGCACCCAGGTGGGCGACCGGGGATACGCCATACTGATCGACCGGCACGGAAATGTCGTCAGCAGGCCGGATCTCACTGCGGGTGATCTGCGGTGGGACGAATCGTTCGTCACCGAGAACCTCTTTGCGAGCAGCAACACGGGTCTTGTCTCGGTGGCGGCGAAGATGACCGCCGGAGAGACGGGTGTCACCCGGGTCATGTTTGCGGACGGCGAGCGGTTCGTCGCCTATGCTCCGGTGGAGAGCGTGAACTGGAGCGTCGGGGTGGTGATGCCGGTCGACGAGATCACCGCACCGATCACGGCGACCCGGGAGCGTATCCTGCAGGCGTCGGAGGATACCGCGGCTCATATCAGCGACCAGGAGCAGCTCATGCAGACCGTCTTCGCCGGCCTGTTCCTCATCCTCCTTCTGGCAGTCGCGGCTCTCACCCTCATCGTCGCCCGGTATTTCACCCGGCCTCTTCTGGAACTGCAGAAGGGCTCCGAGGCCGTCGGGCGGGGCGACCTCGGATACCGGGTTGATGTAGCGACCGGAGACGAGTTTGAGAATCTCGCCCGGTCGTTCAACAGGATGACCGCCGATCTCTCCAGCCACATCGAGGAGCTCCGGCGGACTACGGCGGAGAACGAACGGATGGTAAAGGAACTCGAGATAGCAGAGGAGATCCAGCAGAGCATCCTCCCGGAGTCGGCGCCGGCGCTTCCGGGAATTGAACTGGCGGGATGCAGCATGCCTGCTCTCGAGGTCGGCGGGGACTTCTACGATTATATCCCCTTCGGTGATGCCCGGTTGGGTCTTGCGATAGCCGACGTCTCCGGCAAAGGCGTTCCGGCCGCCCTCTTCATGGCGCTCTCCCGTACCCTCATCCGGGCAAGTGCGCTCCGAAACCCCGATCCGGCCGGGGCGATCCTCGAAGTGAACCGCTTCATCACTCTGGACTCAAAGACCAGCATGTTCGTCACGCTCTTCTATGCAGTCCTCGATGCCCGGGAGAGGAGTTTCACCTACGTGAATGCCGGCCATAATCCCCCGCTCCTCTTCAGACCCGGAGCCGGCGAGGCTCTCCATCTCAGTGGCAGAGGAATCGCACTCGGTATCCTCGACGAGATCGAGCTCGAGGTCGTCCGCATCGAACTCGAACCCGGGGATCTGCTGCTCCTCTACACCGACGGCGTGACGGAGGCGGCGAACGAGAAGGATGAGGAGTACGGCATCGAGAGGCTCGAGGCCTTCGTCTCGGCATTGCCGGCGCTCCCGGCAGAGGGGATTATCGATGCGATCGTGAAGGACGTGGCCGGGTTCGCCGGAACCGCCCCCCAATTCGACGACATCACGTTGATGGTGCTGAAAGTAGCATGA
- a CDS encoding DUF2769 domain-containing protein, producing MMEKFEEIMRNMQRISPEEREKILEEEGRKCICGECPVYNACAKNAHEGFFCAWGKSFVCITSEEEEKCICPDCPVMADWGMKHIYHCTRGEERAQWFDQQIRK from the coding sequence ATGATGGAGAAGTTTGAAGAGATAATGCGGAACATGCAGCGGATCTCGCCGGAGGAGCGGGAAAAGATTCTCGAGGAGGAGGGCAGAAAGTGCATCTGCGGAGAGTGTCCGGTCTACAACGCGTGTGCGAAGAACGCTCACGAGGGGTTCTTCTGTGCCTGGGGAAAGAGTTTCGTCTGCATAACGTCGGAGGAGGAGGAGAAGTGCATCTGCCCGGACTGCCCGGTGATGGCCGACTGGGGGATGAAGCATATCTATCACTGCACGCGCGGCGAAGAGCGGGCACAGTGGTTCGATCAGCAGATCAGGAAGTGA
- a CDS encoding NAC family transcription factor: MTNEKEGEYCTVCGGIKPDAIKIRAILVDGRETGINQLDEIVAGVRKLDLKSDDALREELLRRARVFNYIPTKKTDAYADALLEEYRGG; the protein is encoded by the coding sequence ATGACGAATGAGAAAGAAGGTGAGTACTGCACCGTCTGCGGCGGGATCAAACCCGATGCAATCAAGATCAGGGCAATCCTCGTCGACGGCAGGGAGACGGGGATCAACCAGCTCGACGAGATCGTCGCCGGTGTGCGGAAGTTAGACCTGAAGAGCGACGACGCTCTCCGCGAGGAACTGCTGAGGCGCGCCAGAGTCTTTAATTACATCCCGACGAAGAAGACGGATGCGTACGCCGATGCGCTGCTCGAGGAGTACCGGGGCGGGTGA